In Streptococcus sp. SN-1, a single genomic region encodes these proteins:
- the htpX gene encoding zinc metalloprotease HtpX — protein MLFDQIASNKRKTWILLLVFFLLLALVGYAVGYLFMRSGLGGLIIALIIGFIYALSMIFQSTEIVMSMNGAREVDEQTAPDLYHVVEDMAMVAQIPMPRVFIIDEPALNAFATGSNPQNAAVAATSGLLAIMNREELEAVMGHEVSHIRNYDIRISTIAVALASAITMLSSMAGRMMWWGGAGRRRSDDDRDGNGLEIIMLVVSLLAIVLAPLAATLVQLAISRQREFLADASSVELTRNPQGMINALRKLDNSKPMSRPVDDASSALYINDPKKGGGFQKLFYTHPPISERIERLKHM, from the coding sequence ATGTTGTTTGATCAAATTGCAAGCAATAAACGAAAAACCTGGATTTTGTTGCTGGTATTTTTCCTACTCTTAGCTCTTGTTGGCTATGCGGTTGGTTACCTCTTTATGCGATCTGGGCTTGGTGGTTTGATTATCGCACTGATTATTGGCTTTATCTATGCCTTGTCCATGATTTTTCAATCGACAGAGATTGTCATGTCCATGAACGGGGCGCGTGAGGTTGATGAACAAACGGCACCAGACCTCTACCATGTAGTGGAAGATATGGCTATGGTGGCTCAGATTCCTATGCCCCGTGTTTTCATCATTGATGAACCTGCCTTAAATGCCTTTGCGACAGGTTCTAACCCTCAAAATGCGGCGGTTGCTGCGACGTCAGGTCTCCTAGCTATCATGAATCGTGAGGAGCTAGAAGCTGTTATGGGACATGAAGTCAGTCATATTCGTAATTACGATATCCGTATTTCGACTATTGCTGTTGCCCTTGCCAGTGCTATCACCATGCTTTCTAGTATGGCAGGTCGTATGATGTGGTGGGGTGGCGCAGGTCGCAGACGAAGTGATGATGATCGGGATGGAAATGGCTTAGAAATCATTATGCTAGTGGTTTCCCTACTTGCAATTGTGCTGGCACCTCTCGCTGCAACCTTGGTGCAACTAGCTATTTCTCGCCAGAGGGAATTCCTAGCTGATGCTTCCAGTGTCGAGTTGACGCGCAATCCGCAAGGGATGATCAATGCTCTACGTAAGTTGGATAATAGTAAACCGATGAGTCGTCCTGTCGATGATGCCAGCAGTGCACTTTATATCAATGATCCCAAGAAAGGGGGAGGGTTCCAAAAACTCTTTTATACCCATCCACCTATCTCAGAACGGATTGAACGTTTGAAACATATGTAA
- a CDS encoding phospho-sugar mutase, whose product MSYQENYQKWVDFAELPDYLRQDLENMDEKTKEDAFYTNLEFGTAGMRGLIGAGTNRINIYVVRQATEGLARLIESKGGNEKERGVAIAYDSRHFSPEFAFESAAVLAKHGIKSYVFESLRPTPELSFAVRHLNCFAGIMVTASHNPAPFNGYKVYGEDGGQMPPHDADALTTYIRAIENPFAVEVADVEAEKASGLIEVIGEAVDVEYLKEVKDVNINPALIEEFGKDMKIVYTPLHGTGEMLARRALAQAGFDSVQVVEAQATADPDFSTVKSPNPESQAAFALAEELGRQVGADVLVATDPDADRVGVEVLQKDGSYLNLSGNQIGAIMAKYILEAHKNAGTLPENAALCKSIVSTDLVTKIAESYGATMFNVLTGFKFIAEKIQEFEEKHNHTYMMGFEESFGYLIKPFVRDKDAIQAVLVVAELAAYYRSRGLTLADGIEEIYKEYGYYAEKTISVTLSGVDGAEQIKAIMAKFRNNAPKEWNTTAITVVEDFKAQTATAADGTVTNLTTPPSDVLKYTLADGSWIAVRPSGTEPKIKFYIAVVGETNEKSQAKIANIEAEINAFVK is encoded by the coding sequence ATGTCTTACCAAGAAAATTACCAGAAATGGGTTGATTTTGCGGAGCTTCCTGACTACCTTCGTCAAGATTTGGAAAATATGGACGAAAAAACAAAGGAAGATGCCTTCTATACAAATCTTGAATTTGGTACTGCAGGTATGCGTGGCTTGATTGGTGCTGGTACAAACCGCATCAACATCTACGTTGTTCGCCAAGCTACTGAGGGATTGGCTCGTTTGATTGAGTCAAAAGGTGGAAACGAAAAAGAACGTGGTGTCGCAATCGCCTACGATAGCCGTCACTTCTCACCTGAGTTTGCCTTTGAATCTGCGGCAGTTCTTGCTAAACACGGCATCAAATCTTATGTATTTGAAAGCCTTCGTCCAACTCCAGAACTCTCATTTGCAGTTCGTCATCTCAACTGTTTCGCAGGTATCATGGTCACAGCCAGCCACAACCCTGCTCCATTTAACGGTTACAAGGTTTACGGTGAAGACGGTGGACAAATGCCTCCACACGACGCAGACGCTTTGACTACTTATATCCGTGCAATCGAAAACCCATTTGCGGTAGAAGTTGCTGATGTGGAAGCTGAAAAAGCTTCTGGCTTGATTGAAGTTATCGGAGAAGCTGTTGACGTAGAATACCTTAAAGAGGTTAAGGACGTAAACATCAACCCAGCCTTGATTGAAGAATTTGGTAAAGACATGAAGATTGTCTACACACCACTTCATGGTACTGGTGAAATGTTGGCTCGTCGTGCTCTTGCCCAAGCAGGATTTGACTCTGTTCAAGTCGTTGAAGCGCAAGCAACTGCTGACCCAGACTTCTCAACTGTAAAATCTCCAAACCCAGAAAGCCAAGCAGCCTTTGCACTTGCTGAAGAACTTGGTCGTCAAGTTGGTGCAGATGTTCTTGTAGCAACTGACCCAGACGCTGACCGTGTTGGTGTGGAAGTTCTTCAAAAAGATGGTAGCTACCTCAACCTTTCAGGTAACCAAATCGGTGCTATCATGGCTAAGTACATCTTGGAAGCCCACAAAAATGCTGGAACTCTTCCTGAAAATGCCGCTCTCTGCAAATCTATCGTATCAACTGACTTGGTAACTAAGATTGCTGAAAGCTACGGCGCAACTATGTTCAACGTCTTGACTGGTTTCAAATTTATCGCTGAAAAAATCCAAGAATTCGAAGAAAAACACAATCACACTTACATGATGGGATTTGAAGAAAGCTTCGGTTACTTGATTAAACCATTCGTACGTGATAAAGACGCTATCCAAGCTGTTCTAGTCGTTGCTGAACTTGCTGCCTACTACCGTTCACGCGGTTTGACACTTGCTGATGGTATCGAAGAAATCTACAAAGAGTACGGCTACTACGCAGAAAAGACAATCTCTGTTACTCTTTCAGGTGTCGATGGTGCTGAACAAATCAAAGCGATTATGGCTAAATTCCGTAACAATGCTCCAAAAGAATGGAACACAACAGCTATCACTGTCGTAGAAGACTTCAAGGCACAAACTGCTACTGCTGCTGACGGTACTGTTACAAACTTGACAACTCCTCCAAGTGATGTTTTGAAATACACACTTGCTGACGGTTCATGGATTGCTGTTCGCCCTTCAGGGACAGAACCAAAAATCAAGTTCTACATTGCAGTTGTAGGGGAAACCAACGAAAAATCACAAGCTAAGATTGCTAACATCGAAGCAGAAATCAATGCTTTTGTAAAATAA
- a CDS encoding LemA family protein: protein MTWIILGVIALIVIFVIVSYNGLVKNRMQTKEAWSQIDVQLKRRNDLLPNLIETVKGYAKYEGSTLEKVAELRNQVAAATSPAEAMKASDALTRQVSGIFAVAESYPDLKASANFVKLQEELTNTENKISYSRQLYNSVVSNYNVKLETFPSNIIAGMFGFKAADFLQTPEEEKAVPKVDFSGLGD from the coding sequence ATGACTTGGATTATTCTTGGAGTTATCGCTCTTATTGTTATTTTTGTAATTGTTAGCTATAACGGTTTGGTTAAGAATCGTATGCAAACAAAGGAGGCTTGGAGTCAGATTGATGTTCAGTTGAAACGTCGAAATGATCTCTTGCCAAACTTGATTGAGACTGTAAAAGGTTATGCTAAATATGAAGGTTCTACCCTTGAAAAGGTGGCAGAACTTCGCAATCAAGTTGCTGCAGCGACTTCACCAGCAGAAGCTATGAAAGCTAGTGATGCCCTCACTCGTCAGGTTTCAGGTATTTTTGCTGTTGCAGAAAGCTATCCAGATTTGAAAGCTAGTGCCAACTTTGTTAAATTGCAAGAGGAGTTGACAAACACAGAAAATAAAATTTCATACTCTCGTCAACTTTACAACAGTGTTGTCAGCAACTACAATGTAAAATTAGAAACTTTCCCAAGCAATATTATCGCTGGAATGTTTGGATTTAAAGCAGCAGATTTCCTTCAAACACCAGAAGAGGAAAAAGCAGTTCCTAAAGTTGATTTTAGCGGTTTAGGTGACTAA
- a CDS encoding SGNH/GDSL hydrolase family protein: MAVQLLENWLLKEQGEIQTKYRHLNQVSVVEPDILFIGDSIVEYYPIQELFGTSKTIVNRGIRGYQTGLLLENLDAHLYGGAVDKIVLLIGTNDIGKDVPVNETLNNLEAIIQSITHDYPLTEIKLLSILPVNEGEEYKQTVYIRTNEKIQKWNQAYQELASAYMQVEFVPVFDSLTDQAGQLKKDYTTDGLHLSVAGYQVLSKALKDYLF; this comes from the coding sequence GTGGCAGTACAGTTATTAGAAAATTGGCTCCTAAAGGAACAAGGTGAAATTCAAACCAAGTATCGTCACCTAAATCAAGTTTCTGTTGTAGAGCCAGACATTCTTTTTATTGGGGATTCCATTGTCGAGTATTATCCTATACAGGAGCTATTTGGAACTTCGAAGACGATTGTCAATCGAGGCATTCGAGGTTATCAGACAGGACTGTTATTAGAGAATCTGGATGCGCATCTATACGGTGGGGCGGTAGATAAAATTGTCCTTTTGATTGGGACAAATGATATCGGAAAAGATGTGCCTGTGAATGAGACTCTCAATAATCTCGAAGCTATCATACAATCCATTACTCACGATTATCCATTGACTGAGATTAAATTGCTTTCTATTTTGCCAGTCAATGAGGGAGAGGAGTACAAGCAGACAGTCTATATCCGCACAAATGAAAAAATTCAGAAATGGAATCAAGCCTATCAAGAGCTTGCTTCTGCCTATATGCAGGTGGAATTTGTACCAGTTTTTGATAGTTTGACAGACCAAGCAGGCCAACTCAAAAAAGACTACACAACTGATGGGCTGCACCTCAGTGTTGCTGGTTATCAGGTTTTGTCAAAAGCCTTGAAAGACTATCTTTTTTAG
- the rsmG gene encoding 16S rRNA (guanine(527)-N(7))-methyltransferase RsmG codes for MKSETFYNLLAEQNIPLSDQQKKQFDRYFELLVEWNEKINLTAITDKEEVYLKHFYDSIAPILQGLIPNETIKLLDIGAGAGFPSLPMKILYPQLDVTIIDSLNKRINFLQLLAQELDLDNVHFYHGRAEDFAQDKNFRAQYDFVTARAVARMQVLSELTIPYLQVGGKLLALKASNAPEELLEAKNALNLLFSKVEDNLSYALPNGDPRYITVVEKKKETPNKYPRKAGMPNKRPL; via the coding sequence ATGAAATCAGAAACATTTTACAACTTGCTTGCCGAGCAAAATATTCCACTTTCGGACCAGCAAAAAAAACAATTTGATCGTTATTTTGAACTCTTGGTCGAGTGGAATGAAAAGATTAATTTAACAGCTATTACGGACAAGGAAGAAGTTTATCTCAAACATTTTTACGATTCGATTGCACCCATTCTTCAAGGTTTGATTCCCAATGAAACTATCAAACTTCTTGACATCGGTGCTGGGGCAGGATTTCCTAGTCTACCAATGAAAATTCTCTATCCTCAGTTAGATGTGACCATCATTGATTCACTCAATAAGCGCATCAACTTCCTCCAACTGTTGGCTCAAGAACTGGATTTAGACAATGTTCATTTCTACCATGGACGTGCCGAAGATTTTGCCCAAGATAAGAACTTCCGTGCTCAATATGATTTTGTAACAGCTCGTGCGGTTGCCCGCATGCAGGTTTTATCTGAATTGACAATTCCTTACCTGCAAGTTGGCGGAAAACTATTGGCACTCAAGGCCAGCAATGCGCCTGAGGAATTATTAGAAGCTAAGAATGCCCTCAACCTCCTTTTTAGTAAGGTCGAAGACAATCTCAGCTACGCTCTACCTAATGGAGATCCGCGCTACATCACAGTAGTAGAAAAGAAAAAAGAAACACCAAATAAATATCCACGTAAGGCTGGCATGCCCAATAAACGCCCGCTTTAA
- a CDS encoding HAD family hydrolase produces MTIKVIATDMDGTLLDARGQLNLPRLEKILDQLDQRGIRFVIATGNEIYRMRQLLEHLVDRVVLVVANGARIFENNELIQAQTWDDAIVDKALAHFKGRACQDQFVVTGMKGGFVKEGTIFTDLESFMTPEMIEKFYQRMQFVDELTSDLFGGVLKMSMVVGEERLSSVLEEINDLFDGRVRAVSSGYGCIDILQAGIHKAWGLEELLKRWDLNPQQIMAFGDSENDVEMLEMAGIAYAMENADDKAKAVATALAPANSQGGVYQVLENWLEKGE; encoded by the coding sequence ATGACGATTAAAGTAATTGCGACAGATATGGATGGGACCTTGCTGGATGCTAGAGGCCAGCTTAATCTCCCACGATTGGAAAAGATTTTAGATCAGTTGGATCAAAGGGGTATTCGTTTTGTCATCGCGACGGGCAATGAAATTTACCGCATGAGGCAATTACTGGAGCACTTGGTGGATCGAGTGGTTCTGGTTGTTGCCAATGGTGCTCGTATTTTTGAAAATAATGAACTGATTCAGGCTCAGACTTGGGATGATGCCATTGTCGATAAGGCTTTGGCTCATTTCAAGGGTCGAGCGTGTCAGGACCAGTTTGTTGTAACGGGGATGAAGGGTGGTTTCGTCAAGGAAGGTACTATTTTTACAGATCTTGAAAGTTTTATGACTCCAGAAATGATTGAAAAATTCTACCAACGGATGCAGTTTGTGGATGAATTAACCTCTGACCTCTTTGGTGGTGTGCTTAAGATGAGCATGGTAGTTGGTGAGGAACGTTTGAGTTCGGTCTTGGAAGAAATCAATGACCTCTTTGATGGCCGTGTTCGTGCTGTATCCAGTGGCTATGGTTGCATTGATATCCTCCAAGCTGGGATTCATAAAGCATGGGGCTTGGAAGAATTACTCAAGCGTTGGGACTTGAACCCCCAACAAATCATGGCTTTTGGCGATAGTGAAAATGATGTTGAAATGCTTGAAATGGCTGGAATTGCCTATGCGATGGAAAATGCTGATGATAAAGCCAAAGCTGTGGCGACTGCTCTAGCGCCAGCCAACAGCCAAGGAGGAGTTTATCAAGTCTTGGAAAATTGGTTAGAAAAAGGAGAATGA
- the def gene encoding peptide deformylase, which yields MSAIERITKAAHLIDMKDIIREGNPTLRAVAEEVTFPLSDQEIILGEKMMQFLKHSQDPVMAEKMGLRGGVGLAAPQLDISKRIIAVLVPNIVEEGETPEEAYDLQAIMYNPKIVSHSVQDAALGEGEGCLSVDRNVPGYVVRHARVTVDYFDKDGEKHRIKLKGYNSIVVQHEIDHINGIMFYDRINEKDPFAVKDGLLILE from the coding sequence ATGTCTGCTATAGAACGTATTACAAAAGCTGCTCACTTAATTGATATGAAAGATATTATCCGCGAAGGGAACCCAACTCTACGCGCGGTTGCTGAGGAAGTTACTTTCCCCCTATCTGACCAGGAAATCATCCTTGGTGAAAAGATGATGCAATTCCTCAAACATTCCCAAGATCCTGTCATGGCTGAAAAGATGGGGCTACGCGGTGGGGTTGGACTTGCTGCTCCTCAATTGGATATCTCAAAACGCATTATCGCTGTTTTAGTACCAAATATTGTTGAAGAAGGAGAAACTCCAGAGGAAGCCTACGATTTGCAAGCCATTATGTACAATCCAAAAATCGTCTCTCACTCTGTTCAAGACGCTGCTCTTGGTGAAGGAGAAGGTTGTCTGTCTGTTGACCGCAACGTACCTGGCTATGTTGTTCGCCATGCCCGCGTTACTGTTGACTACTTTGACAAGGATGGAGAAAAACACCGTATCAAACTCAAAGGCTACAACTCCATCGTTGTTCAGCATGAAATTGACCACATTAACGGAATCATGTTTTACGATCGTATCAATGAAAAAGACCCATTTGCAGTTAAAGATGGTTTACTAATTCTAGAATAA
- a CDS encoding CapA family protein, protein MQRRQDRNQGGLAFRFMRGLVNFFRSYRKWSNKGFVAVLLLAVALSMGLVLLFESFQGMPMTSQKRNTISQEGTKKNSQEQEEEKTARIMAHGDLLYHDILYFSAKKDDGTYDFHENFEYVTPWLKQADLAIGDFEGTINKDHYLAGYPLFNAPAEVMDAIKDAGYHVLDLAHNHILDSQIEGVISTANAIEKAGITPIGVYTHEPRDQAPLVIKEVNGIKVALLAYSYGFNGIEQNISQEDYNHYLSDLDENKMKSEIERAEKEADITIIMPQMGVEYRIEPTEEQKALYHKMIDWGADIIFGGHPHVVEPSEIVEKDGDKKLIIYSMGNFISNQRIETMQGVENAKWTERGVLMDVTIKKKDGKTTIGTAKAHPTWVNRTPKGTFSPEGYPLYHYQTYILEDFIEGGSHRDQLDEVTKERIDTAYKEMNEHVGLKWD, encoded by the coding sequence ATGCAAAGAAGACAAGATAGAAATCAGGGTGGTTTAGCTTTTCGTTTTATGAGGGGCTTGGTAAACTTTTTTAGGAGTTATCGTAAGTGGAGCAACAAGGGATTTGTGGCGGTACTCTTGCTAGCAGTTGCTTTATCAATGGGCTTGGTCTTGTTGTTTGAAAGCTTCCAAGGTATGCCTATGACCAGTCAAAAACGAAATACTATTTCTCAAGAAGGAACTAAGAAAAATTCTCAGGAGCAGGAAGAGGAAAAAACTGCTAGAATTATGGCTCATGGTGATTTGCTTTATCATGATATTCTTTACTTTTCAGCAAAAAAGGATGATGGAACGTATGATTTTCATGAGAATTTTGAGTATGTTACTCCTTGGCTTAAGCAAGCAGACTTAGCTATTGGTGACTTTGAAGGAACCATTAATAAGGATCATTATTTAGCAGGTTATCCTCTCTTTAATGCTCCTGCTGAAGTTATGGATGCCATTAAGGATGCAGGTTACCATGTTCTAGATTTGGCTCATAATCACATTTTGGATTCGCAAATTGAGGGGGTTATTTCAACGGCAAATGCTATCGAAAAAGCAGGAATAACACCAATTGGAGTTTATACGCACGAGCCACGTGATCAGGCTCCGCTGGTCATTAAGGAAGTGAATGGTATCAAGGTTGCACTTTTGGCTTATTCTTATGGATTTAATGGAATTGAGCAAAATATTTCTCAAGAGGATTATAATCACTATCTTTCAGATTTAGATGAGAATAAAATGAAGTCTGAAATTGAACGGGCGGAAAAGGAAGCAGATATCACCATTATCATGCCACAAATGGGTGTTGAGTATCGCATAGAACCGACTGAAGAGCAAAAAGCTCTTTATCACAAGATGATTGATTGGGGAGCAGATATTATCTTTGGAGGGCATCCACACGTAGTTGAACCGTCTGAAATTGTTGAAAAAGATGGGGACAAGAAACTCATTATCTATTCAATGGGGAACTTCATTTCCAATCAACGAATTGAGACCATGCAAGGGGTAGAAAATGCTAAGTGGACTGAACGGGGTGTTCTCATGGACGTGACCATTAAGAAGAAGGATGGAAAAACAACTATCGGAACAGCTAAAGCTCATCCTACTTGGGTCAATCGAACACCAAAGGGAACCTTTTCACCAGAGGGCTATCCTTTATATCATTATCAAACCTATATCTTGGAAGATTTCATAGAGGGTGGCAGTCATCGTGACCAGTTAGATGAAGTGACTAAGGAACGAATTGATACAGCCTACAAAGAAATGAACGAACATGTTGGATTGAAGTGGGACTAG
- a CDS encoding thioredoxin, whose amino-acid sequence MEQFLDNIKDLEVTTVARAQEALDKKETATFFIGRKTCPYCRKFAGTLSGVVAETKAHIYFINSEEPSQLNELQAFRSRYGIPTVPGFVHIADGQINVRCDSSMSAQEIKDFAGL is encoded by the coding sequence ATGGAACAATTTTTAGATAACATCAAAGACCTTGAAGTCACTACAGTTGCGCGTGCGCAAGAAGCTCTTGATAAAAAAGAAACTGCAACCTTCTTTATCGGTCGTAAAACTTGCCCTTACTGCCGTAAATTTGCAGGTACATTGTCAGGTGTCGTAGCTGAAACTAAAGCTCACATCTACTTCATCAATAGTGAAGAACCAAGCCAACTCAATGAGTTGCAAGCATTCCGCTCACGCTATGGCATCCCAACTGTACCAGGCTTCGTTCACATTGCAGATGGACAAATCAATGTTCGTTGCGACTCTTCAATGTCAGCACAAGAAATCAAAGATTTTGCAGGATTGTAA
- the rlmB gene encoding 23S rRNA (guanosine(2251)-2'-O)-methyltransferase RlmB codes for MKTNDIVYGVHAVTEALLANTGNKLYLQEDLRGKNVEKVKELATEKKVSISWTSKKSLSEMTEGAVHQGFVLRVSEFAYSELEHILAKTRQEENPLLLILDGLTDPHNLGSILRTADATNVSGVIIPKHRAVGVTPVVAKTATGAIEHVPIARVTNLSQTLDKLKDEGFWTFGTDMNGTPCHKWNTKGKIALIIGNEGKGISSNIKKQVDEMITIPMNGHVQSLNASVAAAILMYEVFRNRL; via the coding sequence ATGAAAACAAATGATATTGTCTATGGCGTTCACGCCGTTACCGAAGCCCTCCTTGCAAACACAGGAAACAAACTTTACCTCCAAGAAGATCTCCGAGGTAAGAATGTTGAGAAAGTCAAAGAACTGGCTACAGAAAAGAAGGTGTCCATTTCTTGGACTTCAAAAAAATCTCTCTCTGAGATGACTGAAGGTGCTGTCCACCAAGGTTTTGTTCTACGAGTATCTGAATTTGCCTATAGCGAATTAGAACACATCCTAGCAAAAACACGCCAAGAAGAAAATCCACTTCTGTTGATTCTGGATGGCTTAACTGACCCTCACAACCTAGGCTCCATCCTGAGAACGGCCGATGCGACCAACGTTTCAGGTGTCATCATTCCCAAACACCGTGCTGTCGGAGTTACTCCTGTCGTTGCCAAAACGGCCACAGGTGCTATTGAACACGTTCCCATTGCACGAGTGACCAACCTAAGCCAAACTCTAGACAAACTCAAGGATGAAGGCTTCTGGACCTTTGGAACAGATATGAATGGGACTCCTTGCCATAAGTGGAATACAAAAGGGAAAATCGCCCTCATCATCGGAAATGAAGGCAAAGGCATCTCTAGCAACATCAAAAAACAGGTCGACGAGATGATTACCATTCCGATGAATGGACATGTTCAAAGTCTCAATGCCAGTGTTGCTGCGGCTATTCTCATGTACGAAGTTTTCCGAAATAGACTATAA
- a CDS encoding solute carrier family 23 protein, whose amino-acid sequence MKQESTVDLLLDVNQRPSAGKGILLSFQHVFAMFGATILVPLILGMPVSVALFASGVGTLIYMISTGFKVPVYLGSSFAFITAMSLAMKEMGGDVSAAQTGVILTGLVYVLVAAGVRFAGTKWIDKLLPPIIIGPMIIVIGLGLAGSAVTNAGLVADGNWKNALVAVVTFLIAAFINTKGKGFLRIIPFLFAIIGGYLFALTLGLVDFTPVLKANWFEIPGFYLPFSTGGAFKEYNLYFGPETIAILPIAIVTISEHIGDHTVLGQICGRQFLKEPGLHRTLLGDGIATSVSAFLGGPANTTYGENTGVIGMTRIASVSVIRNAAFIAIALSFLGKFTALISTIPNAVLGGMSILLYGVIASNGLKVLIKERVDFAQMRNLIIASAMLVLGLGGAILKLGPVTLSGTALSAMTGIILNLILPYENKD is encoded by the coding sequence ATGAAACAAGAATCAACTGTTGATTTGTTACTAGACGTTAACCAACGTCCTTCAGCTGGAAAAGGAATTCTCCTTAGCTTCCAACACGTTTTCGCCATGTTCGGTGCAACCATCTTGGTACCCTTGATTTTGGGAATGCCTGTATCTGTTGCCCTTTTTGCTTCAGGTGTTGGAACACTCATCTACATGATTTCAACTGGATTTAAAGTTCCAGTTTATCTAGGTTCTTCATTTGCCTTTATCACAGCTATGTCACTGGCTATGAAAGAAATGGGTGGTGATGTATCTGCTGCCCAAACAGGGGTTATCTTGACTGGTTTGGTCTATGTCCTTGTGGCTGCTGGTGTTCGTTTTGCAGGTACAAAATGGATTGATAAACTCTTACCACCAATCATTATCGGTCCTATGATTATCGTTATCGGTCTAGGACTGGCAGGTTCAGCAGTTACTAACGCTGGACTTGTAGCGGACGGAAATTGGAAAAATGCTCTTGTAGCAGTTGTTACTTTCTTGATTGCTGCCTTTATCAATACTAAAGGAAAGGGCTTCCTACGAATCATTCCATTCCTCTTTGCTATTATCGGTGGTTACCTCTTCGCACTAACCCTTGGCTTGGTTGATTTTACACCAGTTCTTAAAGCTAACTGGTTCGAGATTCCTGGTTTCTACTTGCCATTTAGCACTGGTGGTGCCTTTAAAGAATACAATCTTTACTTTGGTCCAGAAACCATCGCTATCTTGCCAATCGCTATCGTAACAATTTCTGAACATATCGGAGACCATACTGTTTTGGGTCAAATCTGTGGCCGTCAATTCTTGAAAGAACCAGGTCTTCACCGTACTCTTCTTGGTGACGGTATCGCAACTTCAGTTTCTGCCTTCCTTGGTGGACCAGCCAATACAACTTACGGAGAAAATACAGGGGTTATCGGTATGACTCGTATCGCTTCTGTCTCAGTTATCCGTAACGCTGCCTTTATCGCGATTGCCCTTAGCTTCCTTGGTAAATTCACTGCCTTGATTTCAACCATTCCAAATGCTGTACTTGGTGGTATGTCAATCCTTCTCTATGGAGTTATCGCCAGCAACGGTTTGAAAGTCTTGATTAAAGAACGTGTTGATTTTGCTCAAATGCGTAACCTAATCATCGCAAGTGCTATGTTGGTCCTTGGACTTGGAGGAGCTATCCTTAAACTCGGTCCAGTTACCCTTTCAGGTACTGCCCTATCAGCCATGACAGGAATCATCTTGAACTTGATCTTACCATACGAAAATAAAGATTAA